CCCGCATTAGGGCGGCCCATAAATCCCCTCTGACAGCACCAATGGGACCCCCCAAACCCCCCTAAAACCCCCTCAAACCCCCCCTAAGCCCCCTCAGACCCCCCAAAACCCCCCTAAAacccccccaaaccccccctAAACCCCCTCAGACCCCCACAAACCCCCCTaaccccccccaacccccccctaAGCCCCCTCAAACCCCCCTTAAGCCCCCCCTAAGCCACACGTTGCACTCGCTCCCTATAGGGGGAGCTCGCTGTTCTCCGTGGtgccgccagggggcgctgtATCCCCGCCCCCATTTGACCACGCCCCCTTCtgcccttcctcctttccttgtCCTCCATTCAGGCAGGCGGCACCACTGAGCGGAAGGGGGACACTCTATGCGCAGGCCCCGCCTccatcttttcctctctgtggtTCTTTCCGGGCGCGCGTGCGCACTCGGACCCTCCGCGCTTTGCCCGCTGCCGGTGCTCCAGGTGAGAggggccgggggctgcgggtgggggggggggggggggggatccttcttcctcctgaatgggggctgggggggagagGAGACCCCCTCCTTATGTGGGAACATAGAGGAGGGACCCCCCCCCCATGAGCTGCTTTGAGGTCACCCCCACGTTGAGTTCTATGGGGGCCTCCTGATGAGGCTGGGGGcgatcccccccccccccccggcccccaTATTAACCTCCATGTTGGGCTGCCCCCCCCtaccccccatatacccccattcAATGCACTGAGGGCTATTCCTTGCTGCCAGCCATTGGGGTGACCCCTTCGTGCTGCTCTTTGGGGGGAGCCCTTCACgctgagccccccccccacagTGCATCTTGGGGTCCTCTACCCCTTACAATACACTTTGCCATCTCCCCCCTTCACCTTAAGCTTTGGGAGcccccattgggacccccacCCCCATTGGGACCTCACAGTGCATCTTGGGGTCCCCTTACCCCTTACAATACACTTTGCCATCACCCCCCCCCTTCACCTTAAGCTTTGGGAGcccccattgggacccccacccccattgggacccccacccccattgggacccccacTCCAATTGGGACCCCCACTCCCATTGGGACCCCCACCCCCATTGGGACCTTACAGTGCATCTTGGGGTCCCCTTACCCCTTACAATACACTTTGCCATCACCCCCCTTCACCATAAGCTTTGGGAGCCCCCATTGAGACCCCCacccccattgggacccccacTCCAATTGGGACCCCCACCCCCATTGGGACCTCACAGTGCATCTTGGGGTCCCCTTACCCCTTACAATACACTTTGCCATCTCCCCCCTTCACCTTAAGCTTTGGGAGcccccattgggacccccacCCCCATTTGGACCCCCACCCCCATTGGGACCTCACAGGGCATCTTGGGGTCCCCTTACCTCTTACAATACACTTTGCCATCACCCCCCCTTCACCTTAAGCTTTGGGAGcccccattgggacccccacccccattgggacccccacccccattgagacccccacccccattgggacccccacCCCCATTGGGACCTCACAGTGCATCTTGGGGTCCCCTTACCCCTCACACTACACTTTGCCATCTCCCCCCTTCACCATAAGCTTTGGGAGCCCCCATTGggaccccccacccccattggGACCCTCacccccattgggacccccacCCCCATTGGGACTCCCACCCCCATTGGGACCTCACAGTGCATCTTGGGGTCCCCTTACCCCTCACACTACACTTTGCCATCACCCCCCTTCATCATAAGCTTTGGGAGCCCCCATTGGGACCCTCACCCCCATTGGGACCCTCacccccattgggacccccacTCCAATTGGGACCCCCACTCCAATTGGGACCCCCACCCCCATTGGGACCTCACAGTGCATCTTGGGGTCCCCTTACCTCTCACAATACACTTTGCCATCTCCCCCCTTCACCTTAAGCTTTGGGAGcccccattgggacccccacccccattgggacccccacTCCCATTGGGACCCTCacccccattgggacccccacccccattgggacccccacccccattaggacccccacccccattgggacccccatcccatccctctgctctCCCTCATGTCCCCTccccatgctgttccctcaccCCATCCCTGTCACCTCCAGGCTACCCCCCTACCCCAGGCCCTTATCAGCTCCATACCCCCCCATCTCTGCCCCCCACCCTCTGACCATCCATTGGGTGGCACTCAGTTTGCCTTGGGTGACAGCAATACAGCCCTACCCACATGGCTCAGCCCTCCTGGTGTCCCCTCATCCCCCCCCCTGCATGTCCCCAGGGCCACCTTCCCCCTCACTCTCCCGTATCCATGTGTCTCTTCCAGCTGTGTCCCACAACGTGTGTCCCTCTTCCCTCACCATGTACACCTGCACAAAGCTCCTCACTGTTCCTGCACTGGTGAGTGGTGACAGCATCGATGGGTGACAGCATTGATGGGTGACAGCATGGATGGGTGACAGCATTGATGGGTGACAGCATTGATGGGTGACAGCATTGATGGGTGACAAGAGCTTCAACCCCAACATCCCATCCTGTCCTTCTAATATGGGGCTGGGCACAATGATGCTCTGGGTTGGGGGTGGGAGAGGATTCTGGGGATATATATTGGAGCTTTAAGGCCACAGACTGTATTTGGGGGTGgctttggggggtggggggttgtGTTATGTCCCTCCCAGTAATGTGACAGTCGTGCCTTGTAGGTGTGGAGGAGCCCACGTGTGCTGTGCCAGCCTCTCTCTGCctccctgctcagcacacccAATGCACGGATGGAGCAGGTAAAGTGCTGGGGGGACACGTAGGGACTGGGGGGGGGATTCTGAACATGGGGGGCTTGAGGGACTCAACACTCATAGACATGGGGAAGGAGCCGAGCCCTGTGTCCAGTTTGGGGTCCTCAGGAGGAAACTAATGCAGGAGGGGGCTGTGGTGATGCTGTCCATCCCCATTGCAGCTCAGGAGGCTGCAAGGGTGTTAGTGGGCAGAAACTAATGCAGGAGGGGGCTGCGGTGATGCTGTCCATCCCCATTGCAGCTCAGGAGGCTGCAAGGGTGTTAGTGGGCAGAAACTAAGGCAGGAGGGGGCTGCGGTGATGCTGTCCATCCCCATTGCAGCTCAGGAGGCTGCAAGGGTGTTAGTGGACAGAAACTAATGCAGGAGGGGGCTGCGGTGATGCTGTCCATCCCCATTGCAGCTCAGGAGGCTGCAAGGGTGTTTGTGGACAGAAACTAATGCAGGAGGGGGCTGCGGTGATGCTGTCCATCCCCATTGCAGCTCAGGAGGCTGCAAGGGTGTTAGTGGGCAGAAACTAAGGCAGGAGGGGGCTGCGGTGATGCTGTCCATCCCCATTGCAGCTCAGGAGGCTGCAAGGGTGTTAGTGGACAGAAACTAATGCAGGAGGGGACACGGTGATGCTGTCCATCCCCATTGCAGCTCttgtccccactgtccccatccCCCCAGCTGCACCCCAGTACCTGTAGGAGCATCGTGACCAGCGTGGCCCGCAGGGACATCGACACTGCAGCCAAATTCATCGGTGCTGGTGCAGCCACTGTAGGGGTGGCTGGTTCTGGGGCCGGCATCGGCACCGTCTTTGGAAGCCTCATCATCGGCTACGCCAGGTGAggagggggcaggggggggTTGCACACCAGCCGTATCCCACTGACCACGTTCCCCTTTTCCCCTTAGGAACCCCtcactgaagcagcagcttttctcctACGCCATCCTGGGCTTCGCCCTCTCTGAGGCTATGGGACTCTTCTGCCTGATGGTGGCCTTCCTTATCCTCTTTGCCATGTGATGGAAGCGGTGCTTGCAGTGTGAAGGTGCCGCAGTGATGCTGACAGTGGCTGCACCTCAAACACGGCTGTGAATGTGGGGCAGGACCGGCCCCATTGCTCACCCCCAACCGACAGGGGGGGAATAAATACGGTTGGACAACAGCTCTGTGTCCTCGTGCCTCCTTGGTGGCTTAACCCTTGTCACTTGGCTGGGGACATCCCATACATACCCTATGGGGACACTGAGCGCATGGTAGTGctggggttgggtttgggggtGTCACATCCCCATGGTTGCCCTGCTGTATCACCTCAACCCTTCCTTAGACCCTGTTCTGTCGCgatatcatcatatcatagtatcatagtatcgtgcgagttggaagggaccttagagatcatcgagtccaactcccaggtttcgagccccctgtgtagcgaagcggcacttctaccccctgcaccacaggggggattcgaacccgggtcctttggtgccgcaagcagcagcttataccactgcgccaccggggcatATCGCGGTACCCGCTACGGGCGGGACAACCCCGCGAGGGGGGGCGTGGCCAAGCTATAAACCACGCCCACTTGTAAACCACGCCCACTAACGCGAAGCCCCGCCCACCGCGCACCGCCATTGGTGCGCACCACGGCGGCGTCTCCTCCCCCTCTAGTCTCGCGAGAGCTCGgtgcgcggggcgggcgggggctgagtgtgtgtgggggggggggggaggccgGGCCGGGCTGAGGGGAGGCGGGAGCGGCCGAGAGGGAGACGCAGCCAACGCGAGGCCCCGGCAGCGGCGGCAGCGGCCCTCCCCGAGGTACGCGGCGGTTCCGGTGCTCGGCGAGGCCTCCCCGGTAGCGCTGGGGTTGCCCCGGAGGGAACGAAGGGTGGTGGGGAGCGCCggcccctccccccccccccacaactCTCCCCGAGTTTTCCTCAGGCGGCCGCTCGGCCCCCCCCCTACCTTCTTCCCGCCTCTTCGCTGACTGACGGCGTGAGGCGGCCAATGGGCTGCGCGGTAGGCTTTGAGTGACGGGCTTTGCGGCCAATAGCGGCGTGGATGGGTGCTGCCAGTGGGAACGTCCCTCCTTTTATGGGCGGGGCTTTGGGTGGCTGTGAGGGGGCCCGGGCGGGGCCGGAGGGGGAGCGAGGAGGCCTGGGGGGGGTTGGAATGGGGGTTAAAAGGGGGGAGATGGGGGTTAAAAGGGGGGAAATGGGGGTTAAAAGGGGGAAGTTGGGGGGTAAAAGGGGGGAAATGGGGTTAAAAGGGGGGAGATGGGGGTTAAAATGGGGAAGTTGGGGGGTAAAAGGGGGGAAATGGGGGTTAAaaggggggaaatggggggtaaaaggggggagatgggggttaaaaggggggaaatggggggTAAAAGGGGCCTGTGGGGCTTCAGAGGTTCAGGAGGGCTTTGGGGTGGGGGTCTACATGGAGGTGGAGGCTGTGGGGGGGGGTATGGTGGGATAgtgagatggggggggggggctgaggcTGTGGGGGGGTCTCTAGGGAGGTATTGGGGTCCTGGGGATGGTATTGGGGTCTCTAGGGAGGTATTGGGGTCCTGGGGATGGTATTGGGGTCCTGGGGGAGGTATTGGGGTCTCTAGGGAGGTATTGGGGTCCTGGGGGTGGTATTGGGGTCTCTAGGAAGGTATTGGGGTCCTGGGGGTGGTATTGGGGTCTCTAGGGAGGTATTGGGGTCCTGGGGGTGGTATTGGGGTCTCTAGGGAGGTATTGGGGTCCTGGGGGAGGTATTGGGGTCTCTAGGGAGGTATTGGGGTCCTGGGGGTGGTATTGGGGTCCtagagctgtggggcaggaaggGGGCTTGGGGGAGACTCTGATATATGGGGGAACCCCAAGGGGACAGGGAGTgttgtggggtgggggggtgtcCTGTGGGTCCTCCATTGAGTGCTGGGGGGCTCAGAGCTCCCAAGAGGGATCCAGAGAGCGCAGTGTGGTTGTAGGTGCCCCCTGGGTTGGGGTACAGTGAGGGGGGGCTCTGAGCCAACCCTGCCCACCACCAAAGTGATCCCCCATAGCACGCAGGGAGATCTGCAAGCTGCAGAATGTGGAGGGTTTGGTGTTTGCTTCCCTATTGCTGACCCCCCCCAAGGTCTTTCTCACTTGGGGGGGGGCTTTGGGAGCACTGAAGCATTGCGGTGCAGTTTGTGAGCGTGGCCTCGGAGCTGCTTTGTAGGGTTGTCAGTGTGGAGTCCTGCAGCTGTAATGGAGAGCTGCAAAGATGGTGGGGGCTTGGAGCATCTCTGTTAAGGGGGAAGGTTGattgctgtggggctggaaaAGGCTGATGCAGGGGGTTGAGCTGCTTTAAAGGAGCTCTGCAAAGAAGGACCTATGGGTCCTGGTGGTCTGCAGGATGACTGCaagccagcagcatgctctgGTGGCCATGAAGGCCAATGGTTCCATGGGGTCACTGCACAGAGTGTGGCCAACAGGACAGGGAGGTGCTCCCCactctgctctgggtggcccCATGTGGAGCATTGGGTCCAGCATTGAGGGTGAAGAGCTGGGAGAGCCCCATAGGGGCATAGGACAGACTGAGAGCCCCAAGGGCTGAGCAAGGGAGAGAAGTGATGTGATCAATGCTGATCAATATCTCCAACCCTTATCAATATTGTGCTCGAGTTGTGACGACAAGCCCTCCTCATTCTGCACGGCTccgctgctctgtgctgccctctcctctctgcATCCCACCGTTATCATTGTGAATTGCTTCTCTCCCTGCTCAGGCCCCTTCCAAACGAGACCACGTCCCGACGTAACATGGAAGAGTCCAACACGAAGGCGTTGCTTCAGCAGGCTGCCtgatttgctttgcttctctgcagcactCGTTGAGTAGGgcccttttttcttcttggccAGCAGCACCGAAGCCTGAAGGGATTGTCTGGTTCTTtgcaaactgctttaaaaataggtTGTCGTTGAAATGCAGTCATTTCTGAAGGAGAATTCAGCTGCAGTTCTGAACCACGGGCTTTGTTGGATGGTTTTTTTGGCCTGGGATTTTTCTCGGTGGGGGACTAAGAataacttcagtgttttaaagcggaggagaaggctgtgggaggTGGATTCAACAGGCAGATATTGGGAAATGTGTAGGTTAACGTCCTCACTCCTTGTTCTGTAAAGGGAGAGATTTCCCTTCTGTGACGTGAGTGCAGCGATTGATGTCACCGAGCATCATTGCTTTACGGGTTGGAGAGTGCTGGAGTGCTTGTTTGCCTTTGGTGTTTGAACAGCCAACCCCAGGGTTGCACCTCAGCAATGGGAAGCACAGAACTGTGGGGTGGTTGGATTGGAAGAGGGTCCTTCACGACCACAGAACCAGAGGATGTTTGTTGGGTTGGAAGAGCCCTCagtgccccccagccccacatggTGCTGCTCCCATCCCCATCAGCCACCCAGCTTCCCACCCATGGCCCTGTGAACCTCCAtagatggggcacccacatcTCTCACCCTGGAAGTGGGAGAATATGTAGTAGAACTTTTCCAGCCACGAATCTCCTTAACGCTGTGCCAACCCTTTGCTTGTACCTAATTGCAGCATGCTAAACACTTCCTCTGCCTTTTGGCACTTGCCTGTCAACTAGCTAAAAATGATCCTCGTCCACTttcctcagctcccagcccagctccacgCCCAGTTATTTTAATCTCCCCCCTGTAAATCAATCCCTCCAGCTGCTTAACTCCGTTttcctgaatgctttccagTTTGCCACATTCCCTCTGGTGGCTCCGAGCTGAATAATGTggttcccccccccaccctccccattGCTGGGGCTCTGTGCTGCGTCCCAGGttatgaagaaggaaaagcaaagaaggaaaagcatgaCAAAAGCTTTTAAACGAGCTGAAACCATCCCAATTGCGTTTTGTATTTCACTCCAATGTAAgtttttcccccccacactcTGAGGGGGTTTTTCTGGCATTCATTTGTACTCATTCTTCCTCCGCTCGTATTTCTGCTTTCTCGAGGTTCCTTGTTTTTCCCACCGTGTGTGTTTTGGTGCTTtggtgctctgctgctttttaatctCGCTGTGATTTATGGAGCTGTTGGGTGCAAACAAACTTCCTGTAGAGCTGAGCGTGCACCTTCTTCAGCAATTCAATGGGGCCGTGCTGAGCCTGGATGAGCTGCAGTCcatgcagtgcagctgcagcagcggtGGATGAGCTGCAgtccatgcagcacagctgcagcagcggtGGATGAGCTGCAgtccatgcagcacagctgcagcagcggtGGATGAGCTGCAgtccatgcagcacagctgcagcagcggtGGTTGCATAGAAGAGCAGCATAAGAGCAGACAGGGAATAAATGAACTGTAACTTCTCATCAGTGTCTCCATTCAGAGCCCTCGGGATCTCATGTGGGAGCTGAATGgctcagctgggctgcaggaaggtCTGTGCGTAGCATGGGGCAGGCAGGAGGTTTCCTTCCCCTCTTTTGAAAGGGGGAAGTTTGGGCATAGAGGAGGAGCAGGATGTGCTGAGATCcacctgcactgcacagcactcaAATACAATGCGTGCACCCTGAGAGGGCTTTCCAGTGCTGGCAGAAAACATGTGTAATGGCAGACCCTGGGGGCTGGGGACCTGTTGCTTCTTAACTCCCTTCCCCCTTATGCTTCAGAgtcattcttctcttttttccctttcaaggAGCTCATAGCACGGTGGGCAGgtgcagagccagcagagcagaggtgtgAGCAGGTCTGGGTGTCCCATGGGAGCCCAAAAGGCAGAGCCCTTTGATGCAGAGCAAACCACTCAACGTGAGCACAACAAAAGCGCGTTTATAACCCGCCTTCCTTCTGAGCCCACCACAGGTTGCCAGCTGCCACATCTCATCATCTGCTGACAGATCCCCAGCTCGTGTCCCTTGGGAGTCCCCAGCAGATGGGTGCCCACATTGCACCCACAGCCCATAGGGTTCCTGGCTGTTCCCTGCGGTGATGTTCTTTGCTCGGCCTCTTTCTCCCTTTACAGAGCTGGTGTTTGCCTTCTGTTTGGCTGCAATTAGTCTTGGCTGCTGGGAGCCTACCCTAATTGTTTCTCTGAAGCTCAGCTTTGTAGTCTTGTCTTCCAAGAGGTTTCTTGTTGTTCTTTCCACCCTTTGCCACACCTGGTTGGACACGCGTGAGCACACACAGCCATACAGCAGCCCTTGCGTAGCACGCGCTGCCTTGTGCCTCGTGCCAAAGCttgacatttgtttttaaaacatgattAATTCGGTGCCTTAAACAACTCCAACGCAGTGCGGTTTCACCAGGGCTAAATCCAGCTTTCGTGCTGGCTAATTATTGAGCAGAACAACTTGCTTGGATTGCACCTCTTCCCTCCAAGCCCTCCACACACACTGGGAGGCTCAGCTGGCTGCAGTCAGCTCTCCTCCCTCCATGCAGGAGCAGGGGGGCTGCTGTCCTACATggggagcagggcagagctgagctccaggATGGCAGCGTTGCCATTTGTTGAGCTTCCCAACAACAGCGACGCGCTCAGCTCTCATTGAttgccagcagagctggcccTGCAGCGGTCTGGAACGCTGCTGTGCCGTCCCACCCTCGTGCAGGAGATGCAGTGCCAGCTGCTTGGCAAGCAAACAAAGCGCCCTGGCCGTGCTGCACCATGCAGGGATTTCACTCTGCACGCGCAGCCTCGTCTCTGAGCCCCCTTTGTGAGGCACAGCCACGAGCAGCCCCTGCAGGAGAAGCACCACGAaggtgttttttcccccccttctccaACTGCTTATTGCACTTTTGGTTCTAAAGAGCAAAGCTGCAAAGTTCCCCACTTCCCTGCCGTGGAGGATGGGCTGCCatgctcccagtgctgctgcttgcacagTGCTCATGcagctttctcatttctttttg
The Excalfactoria chinensis isolate bCotChi1 chromosome 28, bCotChi1.hap2, whole genome shotgun sequence genome window above contains:
- the LOC140263282 gene encoding LOW QUALITY PROTEIN: ATP synthase F(0) complex subunit C1, mitochondrial-like (The sequence of the model RefSeq protein was modified relative to this genomic sequence to represent the inferred CDS: deleted 1 base in 1 codon) → MTMMTMVVMIVMLASKKVWVLLTPDSLPCCDVQAGGTTERKGDTLCAGPASIFSSLWFFPGARAHSDPPRFARCRCSSCVPNVCPSSLTMYTCTKLLTVPALVWRSPRVLCQPLSASLLSTPNARMEQLHPSTCRSIVTSVARRDIDTAAKFIGAGAATVGVAGSGAGIGTVFGSLIIGYARNPSLKQQLFSYAILGFALSEAMGLFCLMVAFLILFAM